Proteins from a genomic interval of Flavobacteriales bacterium:
- a CDS encoding serine hydrolase — MFRSAMVSAQVKPVFYNHNKQAWVDSVFKSLTPDERLGQLFMVAAYSNRDSSHVAELEKLIRENKIGGLIYFQGGPVRQAKMCNYLQSISDVPMMIAMDAEWGIGMRLDSTIDYPRSMTLGAIQDDKLLYDFGAETARQMKRMGMHVNFAPVVDVNSNAENPVIGTRSFGENKIKVAQKGIAVMKGMQENGILACAKHFPGHGDTDSDSHLTLPVINHPYERIDSLELYPFKQMIKEGIGSMMVAHLYIPQLDTTTNQASTLSPKIVNGLLKDTLGFEGLIFTDALNMKGVSKFYQPGEVELKALLAGNDVMEFAEDVPKAMELIRQAVNDGVITQEEIDKRCLKVLNAKAWFGLDRYKPIPLKNLTADLNNSQARAVDNKLVANSITLLINKNAIPVQNLDSESIASLVIGDDPENAFQQMLSKYAPINHFSISTSASDDEYWSILNQLKDYDKVIVSVHGLNNSRPKNYGITQKLIDAISELTFSTQLIVNVFGNPYALGRLPGIEHANALLFSYEQSDVAEQMAAQAIFGGIGISGKMPVTANAQYPYGSGLKTEKTRLAYGEPAQVGLNELELAKIDSITLDAIAAKATPGAQLLVAKDGVVVYQKNFGYQTYANEQAVRWDDVYDLASITKIGASLVSFMQLVDKGEVSVDDKVSEHLLELKRTNKKDITFRNMLAHYAQLQAWIPFYTKTLKNGAPDSLYYRKVKSPEFPHHVAQNLYMRKDYPDSIYRIINESKLLDKKQYKYSDLGYYYMKKVVRLESGKPLDEYATTNFYRPLGLTTMGFQPRERFELNRIVPTEYDMTFRKQLVQGDVHDPGAAMLGGVGGHAGLFSDANDLAVMMQLFLNKGTYGGKRYISEKTVNEFTKCQFCKSGNRRGIGFDKPEPSGGGPTCECVSMLSFGHTGFTGTMAWADPDKNIVYIFLSNRVYPDADNSKLLKMDVRTKIQQVIYDSIVE, encoded by the coding sequence GTGTTCAGATCAGCGATGGTCTCAGCACAGGTGAAACCTGTTTTTTACAATCATAACAAACAAGCTTGGGTTGATTCCGTTTTCAAAAGTCTAACTCCAGATGAGCGGCTTGGCCAACTTTTTATGGTGGCTGCGTATTCAAACCGCGATTCGAGCCATGTGGCCGAGCTGGAAAAACTAATACGAGAGAATAAGATAGGTGGCCTTATTTACTTTCAGGGAGGACCGGTTAGGCAAGCTAAAATGTGCAATTATCTGCAGTCGATTTCCGATGTGCCGATGATGATTGCGATGGATGCCGAGTGGGGAATAGGCATGCGTTTGGACAGCACGATTGACTATCCGCGATCCATGACCTTGGGAGCCATACAAGATGACAAGTTGCTCTATGATTTTGGAGCAGAAACAGCCCGCCAAATGAAACGCATGGGCATGCACGTCAACTTTGCACCTGTGGTTGATGTGAATAGCAACGCGGAAAATCCTGTTATCGGAACACGAAGCTTTGGCGAGAATAAGATCAAAGTGGCCCAAAAGGGAATTGCCGTGATGAAAGGCATGCAGGAAAACGGCATTCTTGCTTGCGCCAAACACTTTCCTGGTCATGGCGATACTGATTCTGATTCGCATCTCACGCTTCCTGTGATCAATCATCCATACGAACGAATTGATTCATTGGAGCTTTATCCTTTCAAGCAAATGATCAAGGAAGGGATTGGAAGTATGATGGTGGCGCACCTCTACATTCCACAGTTGGATACAACTACAAATCAAGCTTCTACGCTTAGTCCCAAAATTGTGAATGGCCTCTTGAAAGACACGCTTGGTTTCGAAGGATTGATCTTTACCGATGCCTTGAATATGAAAGGTGTCAGCAAGTTTTACCAACCCGGTGAGGTGGAATTGAAGGCCTTACTTGCTGGCAATGACGTGATGGAATTTGCTGAAGATGTTCCTAAAGCCATGGAGCTTATCAGGCAGGCCGTAAACGATGGGGTAATTACGCAAGAGGAAATTGACAAACGCTGTCTGAAAGTGCTGAATGCAAAGGCTTGGTTCGGGTTGGATCGGTATAAACCTATTCCGCTCAAGAACCTTACAGCCGATTTGAACAATAGCCAAGCTCGCGCAGTCGATAACAAGTTAGTGGCCAATTCAATCACGCTGCTTATCAACAAGAACGCAATTCCTGTTCAGAATTTAGACTCAGAAAGCATCGCTTCATTGGTGATTGGAGATGATCCGGAAAATGCATTTCAGCAGATGCTTTCCAAGTATGCCCCGATCAATCATTTTTCAATTTCCACCAGTGCATCGGACGATGAATATTGGTCCATTCTGAATCAATTGAAAGACTATGATAAGGTTATTGTGAGTGTTCATGGATTGAATAATAGTCGACCTAAAAATTACGGAATTACTCAGAAATTGATTGATGCCATTAGTGAATTGACCTTTAGTACGCAATTGATTGTCAATGTTTTTGGAAATCCGTATGCTTTGGGAAGATTGCCTGGAATAGAACATGCAAACGCACTTTTATTTTCGTACGAGCAATCGGATGTAGCTGAACAGATGGCAGCTCAGGCCATTTTTGGGGGCATTGGCATTTCGGGCAAAATGCCGGTAACCGCCAATGCGCAATATCCATACGGTAGCGGACTGAAAACCGAAAAAACACGTTTGGCTTACGGAGAACCTGCGCAAGTTGGGCTCAACGAATTGGAATTGGCCAAGATCGATTCTATCACCTTGGATGCTATTGCAGCCAAAGCAACTCCGGGCGCACAACTGTTGGTTGCCAAAGATGGCGTGGTGGTTTACCAGAAGAATTTTGGATATCAGACCTATGCCAACGAGCAAGCCGTTCGTTGGGATGACGTGTATGATCTTGCTTCAATAACCAAGATCGGAGCTTCGCTTGTTTCGTTCATGCAATTGGTAGATAAAGGTGAAGTGTCGGTTGATGATAAGGTTTCGGAACACCTTTTAGAACTTAAACGAACCAACAAAAAGGACATCACCTTTCGCAATATGCTGGCGCATTATGCTCAATTGCAGGCTTGGATTCCGTTTTACACCAAAACGCTTAAAAACGGAGCACCTGATAGCCTTTACTATCGCAAGGTCAAATCACCCGAATTTCCGCATCATGTAGCACAAAACCTCTACATGAGAAAGGATTATCCTGATTCAATCTATCGAATCATCAACGAATCGAAACTGCTGGATAAAAAGCAATACAAATACAGCGACCTTGGATATTACTACATGAAAAAAGTGGTTAGGCTGGAATCAGGAAAACCGTTGGATGAATATGCCACCACCAACTTCTATCGGCCGCTTGGACTGACTACAATGGGATTCCAACCACGCGAACGCTTTGAATTGAACAGGATTGTGCCTACGGAATACGATATGACTTTCCGAAAGCAATTGGTGCAAGGCGATGTGCATGATCCGGGTGCAGCCATGTTGGGCGGAGTTGGCGGCCACGCAGGTTTGTTCTCCGATGCAAACGACCTTGCGGTTATGATGCAACTCTTCTTGAACAAAGGAACATACGGAGGCAAGCGATACATTTCTGAGAAAACGGTGAACGAATTCACCAAATGTCAGTTCTGTAAAAGTGGAAATCGAAGAGGAATTGGGTTTGATAAACCCGAACCTAGTGGTGGCGGTCCAACATGTGAGTGTGTTTCTATGCTCAGTTTCGGACATACTGGTTTTACAGGAACAATGGCTTGGGCCGATCCAGACAAGAATATCGTTTACATCTTTTTATCTAACCGTGTTTATCCAGATGCGGACAACAGTAAACTCTTGAAAATGGATGTTCGGACCAAAATCCAGCAAGTAATCTACGATTCGATTGTAGAGTAA
- a CDS encoding MBL fold metallo-hydrolase yields the protein MKVEQLYTGCLAHGAYYIESNGEAAIIDPLREVQQYIDMAEARGAKIKYIFETHFHADFVSGHVDLAKKTGAPIVYGPTQMETGFTVYVAKDGENFPLGNANIKLIHTPGHTMESSCFLLTNEEGKEEAIFTGDTLFIGDVGRPDLAQHVIADLTQEKLANHLFDSLRNKLMPLNDDIIVYPGHGAGSACGKNMSKETSDTLGNQKKTNYALRADMTREEFVKELLTGLTAPPSYFPKNVVMNIQGYDSFDNVMSRGIKPLSPREFEAAMEETGAVVIDTRKAQDFAKGFIPNSYSIGIDGSFAVWVGTLITDITQKILLVGDAERIPEVVTRLARVGYDHAIGYLNGGVEAWTADGKAVDTIESVSAAEFAAREEADKSIKIVDVRKKSEYDSEHIVNALNAPLDYINDSMTKLNKNETYYVHCAGGYRSMIFTSILRSKGYNNLIDVDGGFNAIKDSGKFEVTAYVCPTTLL from the coding sequence ATGAAAGTAGAACAATTGTATACCGGATGTTTGGCTCACGGAGCTTACTACATCGAAAGCAATGGCGAAGCAGCCATCATTGATCCATTACGCGAAGTGCAACAGTACATTGACATGGCTGAAGCGCGAGGCGCGAAGATCAAGTACATTTTTGAAACGCATTTTCATGCAGATTTCGTTTCAGGACACGTGGATCTGGCCAAGAAAACAGGCGCACCGATTGTTTATGGTCCAACGCAAATGGAAACTGGATTTACAGTTTACGTGGCAAAGGATGGTGAGAATTTCCCATTGGGAAATGCCAATATCAAGTTGATTCATACACCTGGTCATACCATGGAAAGCAGCTGCTTTCTTCTAACGAACGAAGAAGGTAAGGAAGAGGCCATTTTTACGGGCGATACGCTTTTCATTGGAGACGTAGGTCGTCCGGATCTTGCACAGCACGTAATTGCTGATCTCACACAGGAAAAATTGGCCAATCACCTGTTCGATTCGCTTCGAAACAAGTTGATGCCGCTAAATGATGACATCATTGTTTATCCAGGTCATGGCGCTGGAAGTGCTTGCGGAAAGAATATGAGCAAAGAGACTTCTGATACGCTTGGCAATCAGAAAAAGACCAATTACGCTTTGCGTGCCGATATGACGCGCGAAGAATTCGTGAAAGAACTGCTCACAGGTTTGACTGCTCCTCCGTCATACTTTCCAAAGAATGTGGTTATGAACATTCAAGGTTATGATTCATTCGATAACGTAATGAGCCGCGGAATTAAGCCGCTGTCACCACGTGAGTTTGAAGCAGCCATGGAAGAAACAGGTGCCGTTGTCATTGACACACGTAAAGCACAGGATTTCGCCAAAGGATTCATTCCAAATTCATACAGCATTGGAATTGATGGAAGCTTTGCCGTTTGGGTTGGTACATTGATCACCGATATCACTCAGAAGATTCTTTTGGTTGGCGATGCAGAGCGAATTCCTGAAGTAGTGACGCGCTTGGCCAGAGTAGGATACGATCATGCCATCGGATACCTGAATGGAGGCGTGGAAGCTTGGACAGCGGATGGAAAAGCGGTCGATACGATTGAATCTGTTTCTGCTGCTGAGTTTGCTGCTAGAGAAGAAGCTGATAAAAGCATCAAGATCGTTGATGTGCGTAAGAAGAGCGAATACGATTCAGAGCATATTGTAAATGCCTTGAATGCTCCTTTGGATTACATCAACGATAGCATGACCAAATTGAACAAGAACGAAACCTACTATGTGCATTGCGCTGGTGGTTACCGTTCAATGATCTTCACATCCATTCTTCGATCAAAAGGATACAATAATCTAATTGATGTCGATGGTGGTTTCAACGCTATCAAAGACAGCGGAAAATTTGAAGTGACAGCTTATGTATGTCCAACAACATTGCTTTAA
- a CDS encoding rhodanese-like domain-containing protein has translation MNNTGYTIVDVRSPMEFQGGHVAGSVNIPLQEVPDRVEEFANMKQPLLLCCASGNRSGQAVAFLHQQGVECENGGGWMDVNYRLQHA, from the coding sequence ATGAATAATACAGGCTATACCATTGTGGATGTTCGCAGTCCGATGGAATTTCAAGGAGGTCATGTGGCAGGAAGCGTCAATATTCCGCTACAGGAAGTTCCAGATAGGGTAGAAGAGTTTGCAAATATGAAGCAGCCGTTATTGTTGTGCTGCGCTAGCGGAAACCGAAGTGGACAAGCGGTAGCATTCCTACACCAGCAAGGAGTAGAGTGTGAGAACGGTGGAGGCTGGATGGATGTGAACTATCGTTTGCAGCACGCCTAA
- a CDS encoding T9SS type A sorting domain-containing protein: MRIFTLTILLLSSFSQAFSQQHSVARRWNEVLLEAIRNDYARPTIHARNLFHTSIALYDSWAIFDPVAEPYMLGKVVHDFNCPFNGITGPTDIQSAQEETMSYAAYRLLSHRFINSPNPTENQMRFDTLMANLGYDINFTSTDYSNGSYAALGNHLAANLIAYGFQDGSNETGGYANQHYVPLNPTLVPIVPGNPDIIDANRWQPLTLQVYIDQAGNVYPLSTPTFLGPEWGEVDAFALDQADLSVHTRDGYDYQVYHDPGSPPMMDTANVTGLAEMYQWSFELVAVWSSHLSSGDTTTWDISPASIGNVQQYPTNFYDHTQFYDLLNGGDISIGYSVNPYTGQPYTPQVVKRGDYARVLAEFWADGPASETPPGHWFTILNYVNDHPLFEKRYMGAGPILPDLEWDVKAYFTMAGTVHDAAVSAWGVKGWYDFIRPISAIRFMADLGQSSFPDSVHYHPAGLKLHENIVELVDSSDALAGATYQHVGKIKMNVWRGHDYITNTATDTAGVGWILAEDWWPYQRPSFVTPPFAGFVSGHSTFSRAAAEVMTSLTGNAYFPGGMGEFHAPMNEFLVFEDGPSTDVTLQWATYRDASDQCSLSRIWGGIHPTLDDIPGRFMGMEIGHDAFDFAHQYFEGNAVVTNISDVEKEDALIFPNPSHNGIVSIHCEEQTERMDVSVFDVSGKCCFKSSVLTNGKSEVISLDLHQLQSGLYLVEVNSDGKRSSHRVSLLN; encoded by the coding sequence ATGCGGATTTTTACTCTTACAATTCTCCTTTTAAGTTCGTTTTCACAGGCATTTTCTCAGCAGCATTCCGTGGCTAGGCGATGGAATGAAGTGCTGCTGGAAGCCATCCGAAATGATTATGCACGTCCAACCATTCACGCACGCAATCTGTTCCATACATCCATCGCGTTGTACGACAGTTGGGCCATCTTCGATCCCGTGGCAGAACCTTACATGCTTGGTAAAGTGGTACACGATTTCAACTGTCCATTCAATGGAATCACAGGTCCAACAGATATTCAATCCGCACAAGAAGAAACTATGAGTTACGCTGCCTACAGGTTACTGTCGCATCGTTTTATCAATTCGCCCAATCCAACAGAAAATCAGATGCGTTTCGATACGCTGATGGCGAATTTGGGCTACGATATCAACTTTACATCAACCGATTATTCTAACGGTTCGTATGCTGCATTGGGAAACCATTTGGCAGCAAATCTGATTGCTTACGGGTTCCAAGATGGCTCCAACGAAACTGGAGGTTATGCCAATCAGCATTATGTGCCTCTCAATCCAACCTTGGTTCCTATTGTACCAGGAAATCCAGATATAATTGATGCCAATAGATGGCAACCGCTCACGCTTCAAGTTTACATTGACCAAGCTGGAAATGTTTATCCCTTGAGTACGCCAACGTTCTTAGGTCCAGAATGGGGCGAAGTTGATGCGTTTGCACTTGATCAGGCTGACCTTTCCGTTCATACGCGCGATGGCTATGATTATCAGGTGTATCACGATCCTGGTTCTCCACCGATGATGGATACCGCCAACGTGACTGGACTTGCCGAGATGTATCAATGGAGTTTTGAGTTGGTAGCTGTTTGGTCTTCGCATTTGAGCAGTGGTGATACAACTACGTGGGATATCTCACCAGCTTCAATCGGGAACGTTCAACAATACCCGACCAATTTCTACGATCACACACAGTTTTACGATTTGCTGAATGGAGGCGATATCAGCATCGGGTATTCAGTGAATCCATACACTGGTCAACCATACACACCACAGGTAGTGAAACGCGGTGATTACGCGCGTGTTTTGGCAGAGTTTTGGGCTGATGGACCAGCCTCGGAAACACCGCCTGGACATTGGTTTACGATTCTAAATTACGTCAATGATCATCCATTGTTTGAAAAGCGCTATATGGGCGCTGGGCCGATTCTTCCAGATCTGGAATGGGACGTGAAAGCGTATTTCACCATGGCAGGAACTGTGCACGATGCTGCAGTTAGTGCTTGGGGTGTAAAAGGTTGGTACGACTTTATTCGTCCGATTTCCGCCATTCGATTCATGGCCGATCTTGGTCAATCATCCTTTCCAGATTCGGTTCATTATCATCCTGCCGGATTGAAATTGCACGAAAATATTGTGGAACTGGTAGATTCTTCCGATGCATTGGCTGGAGCAACCTATCAGCACGTAGGAAAGATCAAAATGAATGTTTGGCGCGGCCACGATTACATTACCAACACCGCAACGGATACGGCAGGAGTGGGCTGGATTCTCGCTGAAGATTGGTGGCCATATCAACGACCATCGTTCGTTACTCCACCTTTTGCCGGTTTTGTTTCCGGTCACTCTACGTTCTCGCGTGCTGCCGCAGAAGTAATGACCTCACTAACTGGCAATGCTTATTTTCCAGGAGGTATGGGTGAGTTTCATGCGCCAATGAATGAGTTTCTTGTGTTTGAAGATGGACCAAGCACAGATGTTACGCTTCAGTGGGCTACATACCGCGATGCATCCGATCAGTGTAGTCTTTCGCGTATTTGGGGAGGAATTCATCCAACCTTAGATGATATTCCTGGGAGATTTATGGGGATGGAAATCGGTCACGATGCTTTCGATTTTGCACATCAGTATTTTGAGGGAAACGCTGTGGTCACCAATATTTCTGACGTTGAAAAGGAAGATGCGCTCATTTTTCCGAATCCATCGCATAATGGAATCGTCTCCATCCATTGTGAAGAACAAACCGAAAGAATGGATGTTTCCGTGTTTGATGTGAGCGGAAAATGTTGTTTTAAAAGCTCTGTTTTAACCAATGGAAAATCGGAAGTGATTTCACTCGACCTTCATCAATTGCAATCAGGATTGTATCTGGTTGAAGTTAATTCGGATGGCAAACGTTCAAGTCATCGGGTTTCTCTTCTGAACTAA
- a CDS encoding DUF4442 domain-containing protein produces MKGIFKRLTSTIGKGKLLKLFFNLSPMYRSTGGRIVEMSDDFHYVKLKLPLTRRTRNYVGTLYGGHMYSCVDGIYMVQLINILGKNFVVWDKSASIRFRRPGNQTLYAEFPISKDFIQQIKMEIAELGEKDYILPVNLVDSEGKIYAEVEKVIYISSKEFYSKKQEKRTSRTSN; encoded by the coding sequence ATGAAGGGAATTTTCAAGCGGTTGACCAGCACGATAGGAAAAGGGAAGCTGCTTAAGCTGTTTTTCAATCTTTCTCCGATGTATCGCTCCACTGGCGGTAGAATCGTGGAAATGTCTGACGATTTCCACTACGTCAAGCTCAAATTACCGCTCACCCGCAGAACGCGCAATTATGTGGGAACGCTTTATGGTGGACACATGTACAGCTGTGTGGATGGCATTTACATGGTTCAACTCATCAATATTCTTGGGAAGAACTTTGTGGTTTGGGACAAATCAGCAAGCATCAGATTCCGTAGACCAGGAAATCAAACGCTCTATGCAGAATTTCCCATTTCCAAAGATTTCATTCAGCAGATCAAGATGGAAATCGCTGAACTTGGAGAAAAGGATTACATCTTGCCTGTAAACTTGGTTGACAGTGAAGGAAAGATCTATGCAGAAGTTGAAAAGGTGATCTACATTTCTTCGAAAGAGTTCTATTCTAAGAAGCAGGAAAAACGAACTTCGCGCACGTCAAATTAA
- a CDS encoding prolyl oligopeptidase family serine peptidase: MKQLLAILMLGLTACQNNDKVAINYPDTRKDTFVVDDYFGTKVADPYRWLEDDNSEETADWVKRQNEVTFAYLETLPQRKKIRERLEKLFDYERYGTPFKKGGKFFFFKNDGMQDQSVLYVQDSLNTEPKVLIDPNTLSANGTVALGGTSVSKDGKFMAYQLSAAGSDWNEIHVKDLSSGNDLEEVIKWVKFSGVSWKGNGFFYSRYDAPEDGKAYSGKNEFHKIYFHTLGTSQEADELIYWNENEPLRNYYAWTPYTEDAVVIFESQSTSGVQLYYKADGDKDFMQIAQGFDFEYGILDHADGKLLAYTNNGAPNYRVVSIDARNSSSENWKELIPEKQQVLEGVQLAGGKLVCSYLKDVASEINVHGLDGAFIRSIEFPTKGNVEFSGNREDDGAFYAFTSFTYPTTIFKYDMSSGKSELFKAPSLDFDAEKYEVKQVFYPSKDGAKIPMFIVHKKGLKLDGNNPCFLYGYGGFNISVTPSFSASRLVFLENGGIYAQANMRGGGEYGEEWHQAGTKLSKQNVFDDFIAGAEYLISENYTSSEKLAISGRSNGGLLVGACMTQRPDLFKVALPAVGVQDMLRFHKFTIGWAWTGDYGSSDNEEEFKALYAYSPLHNVKAQAYPATLVTTADHDDRVVPAHSFKFISELQAKQTGNLPVLIRIDVDAGHGAGKPLSKTIDESADIWAFVFEHLGMSEVK, from the coding sequence ATGAAACAACTCTTAGCCATTTTAATGCTTGGATTAACCGCTTGCCAGAATAACGACAAAGTAGCCATCAATTATCCCGATACCAGAAAGGACACCTTCGTAGTTGACGATTACTTCGGTACAAAAGTGGCTGATCCGTATCGTTGGTTGGAAGATGATAATTCGGAGGAAACAGCTGATTGGGTCAAGCGACAGAATGAGGTGACATTCGCTTATTTGGAAACACTTCCGCAACGTAAAAAGATCCGCGAGCGTTTGGAGAAACTATTCGATTACGAGCGTTATGGAACACCTTTCAAGAAAGGAGGGAAGTTCTTCTTTTTCAAGAACGATGGCATGCAGGATCAAAGCGTGCTGTATGTACAGGATTCGCTCAATACCGAACCAAAGGTTCTGATTGACCCGAATACTCTCTCAGCTAACGGAACGGTTGCTTTGGGCGGTACATCTGTTTCAAAAGATGGCAAGTTCATGGCTTATCAATTGTCTGCTGCCGGATCAGATTGGAACGAGATTCACGTTAAAGATCTTTCATCAGGAAATGATCTGGAGGAAGTGATTAAATGGGTGAAATTCTCTGGCGTTTCGTGGAAAGGAAATGGCTTTTTCTACAGTAGATACGATGCACCCGAAGATGGAAAAGCGTATTCAGGCAAGAATGAATTCCATAAGATCTATTTCCACACTTTGGGTACGTCTCAAGAAGCAGATGAACTCATTTATTGGAACGAGAATGAGCCGTTGCGCAATTATTACGCTTGGACTCCTTACACGGAAGATGCGGTAGTTATCTTCGAATCTCAATCAACCAGCGGTGTGCAATTGTATTACAAGGCCGATGGCGATAAGGACTTTATGCAGATTGCCCAAGGTTTCGATTTTGAATATGGAATTCTTGATCACGCAGACGGAAAATTGCTTGCCTACACGAACAATGGCGCGCCAAACTATCGAGTGGTAAGTATTGATGCACGCAATTCGAGTTCTGAAAATTGGAAAGAACTGATTCCTGAAAAACAGCAAGTTCTAGAAGGCGTGCAACTGGCAGGAGGCAAGTTGGTCTGTTCGTATTTGAAAGATGTGGCTTCGGAAATCAACGTACATGGTTTGGATGGTGCATTCATTCGGTCAATCGAATTTCCAACGAAAGGAAATGTAGAATTCAGTGGAAATCGGGAAGATGACGGAGCGTTCTATGCCTTCACTTCATTTACATATCCAACTACCATTTTCAAGTATGACATGTCGTCTGGAAAATCAGAACTCTTCAAAGCACCATCGCTCGATTTCGATGCTGAGAAGTACGAGGTAAAGCAGGTGTTTTATCCAAGCAAGGATGGAGCCAAGATTCCGATGTTCATTGTGCACAAAAAAGGCTTGAAATTGGATGGAAACAATCCATGCTTCTTGTACGGATACGGAGGATTCAACATCAGTGTAACGCCAAGTTTTTCGGCCAGCAGATTGGTGTTTTTAGAAAATGGCGGTATTTACGCACAGGCAAACATGCGTGGAGGAGGAGAATATGGCGAGGAATGGCATCAGGCCGGAACCAAACTGAGCAAGCAGAATGTGTTTGATGATTTCATTGCAGGTGCTGAATACTTGATATCTGAGAATTACACGAGTTCAGAAAAACTGGCTATTTCTGGAAGAAGTAATGGCGGTTTGCTCGTTGGCGCGTGCATGACGCAACGACCAGACTTATTCAAAGTAGCATTGCCAGCAGTTGGTGTTCAGGATATGTTGCGTTTCCACAAGTTCACCATTGGTTGGGCGTGGACGGGAGATTACGGTTCAAGTGACAACGAAGAGGAATTCAAGGCTTTGTACGCGTATTCGCCATTGCATAATGTAAAAGCACAGGCTTATCCAGCCACACTGGTAACTACTGCCGATCACGATGACCGCGTGGTACCAGCACACTCATTCAAATTCATTTCGGAACTTCAGGCCAAGCAAACAGGCAATTTGCCAGTTCTTATCCGAATTGATGTTGATGCAGGCCACGGTGCTGGAAAACCACTATCCAAAACCATTGACGAAAGTGCCGACATCTGGGCCTTCGTTTTTGAGCATTTGGGAATGAGCGAAGTGAAGTAG
- a CDS encoding tryptophan-rich sensory protein: protein MWLRLIIFLVINFAALGIGGILMGGQVTGEWYASLNKAPWTPPGWVFGAAWTTIMLCFSVYMAQAWGTIENKNFLLALFSVQWILNVVWNPVFFKFHMVGLGLVLILALTVLIGYFLIGLWPQLKAKSLFVLPYFLWLLIATSLNAFVLLKN from the coding sequence ATGTGGCTACGTCTGATCATCTTTCTCGTTATCAACTTTGCAGCACTGGGTATTGGTGGAATCTTAATGGGTGGTCAAGTAACTGGAGAATGGTACGCAAGCCTTAATAAAGCACCTTGGACACCACCAGGTTGGGTTTTCGGTGCTGCATGGACCACCATCATGCTCTGTTTTTCAGTTTATATGGCTCAAGCTTGGGGAACGATTGAGAACAAGAACTTCCTACTTGCTTTGTTTTCCGTGCAATGGATTTTGAACGTGGTCTGGAACCCCGTATTCTTCAAATTCCACATGGTAGGTTTGGGGCTGGTGCTCATTCTTGCGCTTACAGTATTGATAGGATATTTCCTTATCGGACTATGGCCACAACTCAAAGCAAAGTCGTTGTTCGTTTTACCCTACTTTCTCTGGCTATTGATTGCCACTTCGCTTAATGCGTTTGTGCTGCTGAAAAACTGA
- a CDS encoding MOSC domain-containing protein — translation MKVISANRGDVRTITWRGKKVQTGIFKYPVSEPIYLGTEDVVNDAVVDRKHHGGVDMAVYAYSSDHYAFWKPLFPNSDWDLGMFGENLTVEGLNEKELRIGSVYQVGEAQVEVCQPRQPCFKLGIRFNTQSVLKKFINSSYSGVYFRVVKPGSVAVGDEFQLLSEQIDSPTIAEVYLLMYFKQANEQLVDKAINCIHLPIGIRELIRETQAAS, via the coding sequence ATGAAGGTAATATCGGCAAATAGAGGAGACGTGCGCACCATAACCTGGCGAGGGAAAAAGGTCCAGACTGGCATTTTTAAGTATCCGGTTTCTGAACCGATCTATTTGGGAACGGAAGACGTGGTGAATGATGCAGTTGTTGATCGAAAACACCATGGTGGAGTAGATATGGCGGTATATGCTTATAGCTCTGATCATTATGCGTTTTGGAAACCATTGTTTCCGAATTCGGATTGGGACCTTGGAATGTTTGGCGAAAACCTTACGGTAGAAGGACTGAATGAGAAAGAACTTCGCATCGGCAGTGTTTATCAAGTAGGCGAAGCGCAAGTTGAAGTGTGCCAACCACGACAACCTTGTTTCAAATTGGGTATTCGATTCAACACGCAATCGGTTCTCAAAAAGTTTATCAATTCATCTTATTCGGGCGTCTATTTTAGGGTGGTCAAACCGGGTTCGGTGGCTGTGGGAGATGAATTTCAATTACTATCTGAACAAATCGATTCGCCAACCATTGCTGAGGTTTATCTGCTCATGTATTTCAAACAGGCCAACGAGCAACTCGTGGATAAAGCCATCAATTGCATTCATCTGCCTATTGGTATTCGAGAATTGATCAGAGAGACTCAGGCCGCTTCATAG
- a CDS encoding protein tyrosine phosphatase has product MNILFICSRNEWRSRTAETIFSESEEHVVRSAGTASSARVKVSEAMLLWADMVFCMEDKHKEILKERFAIATRDLRIIVLHIEDEYRYMDPELIEELEDTTAPYF; this is encoded by the coding sequence ATGAATATCCTTTTTATCTGCAGCAGAAACGAATGGCGAAGCCGAACAGCCGAAACCATCTTTAGCGAAAGCGAAGAACACGTGGTGCGTTCTGCGGGAACTGCATCTTCGGCCAGAGTGAAAGTAAGTGAAGCCATGCTGCTGTGGGCAGATATGGTGTTTTGCATGGAAGACAAGCATAAGGAGATTCTTAAAGAACGATTTGCAATTGCTACGCGCGACCTACGGATAATCGTGCTTCACATTGAGGATGAATACAGATACATGGATCCGGAGCTGATTGAGGAGCTGGAAGATACCACCGCTCCTTACTTCTGA